In Salvelinus namaycush isolate Seneca chromosome 15, SaNama_1.0, whole genome shotgun sequence, a genomic segment contains:
- the dio2 gene encoding type II iodothyronine deiodinase has product MGAGSVDLLVTLQILPGFFSNCLFLALYDSVVLVKRLVSLLSCSGSGGGEWQRMLTSAGLRSIWNSFLLDAYKQVKLGFEAPNSKVVKVPGSFRRRSSLTTTTGPHPGDECRLLDFESSDRPLVVNFGSATUPPFISHLPAFRRLVEEFSDVADFLLVYIDEAHPSDGWVAPAMGPRSFEVRKHRSLEERVVAAKKLIESFSLPSQCQLVADCMDNNANVAYGVSNERVCIVQRRKIAYLGGKGPFFYNLKDVRQYLEQSYGKRSDQTERKRCL; this is encoded by the exons ATGGGCGCTGGCAGCGTGGACCTACTGGTCACTCTCCAGATCCTGCCCGGTTTCTTCTCCAACTGTTTGTTCCTCGCGCTCTATGACTCGGTGGTGCTGGTGAAGCGCCTAGTGTCCTTACTGAGCTGCTCGGGCAGCGGCGGGGGAGAGTGGCAGCGTATGCTGACCTCGGCAGGGCTCCGGTCCATATGGAACAGCTTCCTGCTGGATGCATATAAACAG GTTAAACTGGGTTTTGAGGCACCCAACTCCAAAGTGGTCAAGGTTCCTGGTAGCTTCCGGCGGCGGAGCAGCTTGACCACCACCACGGGCCCTCATCCCGGGGACGAGTGCCGCCTGCTGGACTTTGAGTCGTCGGACCGCCCTCTTGTGGTGAACTTCGGCTCGGCCACCTGACCTCCCTTCATCAGCCACCTGCCCGCCTTCCGGCGGCTGGTGGAGGAGTTCTCAGACGTGGCCGACTTCCTGCTGGTCTACATCGACGAGGCACACCCCTCGGACGGCTGGGTGGCGCCCGCCATGGGCCCGCGCTCCTTCGAGGTCAGGAAGCACCGatcactggaggagagggtggTGGCGGCCAAGAAGCTGATTGAGTCCTTCAGCCTGCCATCTCAGTGCCAGCTGGTGGCCGACTGCATGGACAACAATGCTAACGTGGCCTACGGCGTGTCCAACGAGAGGGTGTGCATCGTGCAGAGGAGGAAGATCGCCTACCTTGGAGGGAAGGGACCCTTTTTCTACAACCTGAAGGATGTGAGGCAGTATCTGGAACAGAGCTACGGCAAGAGATCGGaccagacagagaggaagagatgccTCTAG